Below is a genomic region from Leucobacter exalbidus.
TCCGATCATTCGGGTGCGGTTTTGACAGGTGAACAGAGACCCAGCACGTAGAGCCCTAGGGCTCAGCTATGCCAGGGCGCTGGTACGTAAGACGTCCAATGCGCCGCGTTATGACTGACGCGGGGTAAGACGCAAGTAGAAAGTAGAGATGTCATGGCGGGACAAAAGATCCGCATTCGACTCAAGTCGTATGACCATGAGGTCATCGACAGCTCAGCACGAAAGATCGTTGACACGGTAACCCGCGCGGGTGCAACTGTCATCGGCCCCGTGCCGCTTCCCACCGAGAAGAACGTGATCGCAGTGATCCGTTCGCCTCACAAGTACAAGGACAGCCGCGAACACTTCGAGAAGCGCACGCACAAGCGCCTCATCGACATCGTGGATCCCACGCCCAAGGCAGTCGATTCGCTGATGCGTCTCGATCTCCCTGCCGATGTCAACATCGAGATTAAGCT
It encodes:
- the rpsJ gene encoding 30S ribosomal protein S10 encodes the protein MAGQKIRIRLKSYDHEVIDSSARKIVDTVTRAGATVIGPVPLPTEKNVIAVIRSPHKYKDSREHFEKRTHKRLIDIVDPTPKAVDSLMRLDLPADVNIEIKL